The Larus michahellis chromosome 12, bLarMic1.1, whole genome shotgun sequence genome contains a region encoding:
- the SRXN1 gene encoding sulfiredoxin-1, protein MAMARTGGSRGARLGAVLLGAERQAQPSGQEEGRGQLLVAAMAEDGDQSIHTQHILAVHNVPMSVLIRPIPAELEPGKVQSLMETLQKDPERVPPIDVLWIKGRQGGDYFYSFGGCHRFAAHRALNRETIPAKIIPSTLSDLRTYLGSSTPHLR, encoded by the exons ATGGCGATGGCCAggacaggaggaagcagaggggcTCGGCTGGGCGCTGTGCTGCTCGGGGCGGAGCGGCAGGCTCAGCCGTCCGGGCAGGAGGAAGGACGAGGCCAGCTCCTGGTAGCAGCAATGGCGGAGGACGGAGACCAGAGCATCCACACGCAGCACATCTTGGCTGTGCACAACGTGCCCATGAGTGTCCTCATCCGGCCCATTCCCGCGGAGCTGGAGCCGGGCAAGGTGCAGAGCCTGATGGAGACCCTGCAG AAGGATCCCGAGCGGGTGCCCCCCATTGATGTGCTCTGGATCAAGGGCAGACAGGGCGGGGATTACTTCTATTCCTTCGGGGGCTGCCACCGCTTCGCCGCCCACCGGGCGCTCAACCGGGAGACCATCCCTGCCAAGATCATCCCGTCCACCCTCAGCGACCTCCGCACATACCTGGGCTCCTCCACGCCCCACCTGCGCTAG
- the TCF15 gene encoding transcription factor 15, which translates to MAFTMLRPVAARVLYPDLSILSEDEENRSESDTSDQSFGCCEGAEARRKLPRKPGPMVMVKQRQAANARERDRTQSVNTAFTALRTLIPTEPVDRKLSKIETLRLASSYISHLANVLLLGEGCEDGQPCFSAIYGAKGDLDSKQPRSICTFCLSNQRKGGGRRDLGGNCLKVRGVTPLRVSRR; encoded by the exons ATGGCTTTCACCATGCTGCGTCCCGTGGCCGCCCGCGTGCTCTACCCCGACCTCAGCATCCTCTCGGAGGACGAGGAGAACCGGAGCGAGAGCGACACGTCGGACCAGTCGTTCGGCTGCTGCGAGGGTGCCGAGGCTCGCCGCAAGCTGCCGCGGAAGCCGGGGCCGATGGTGATGGTGAAGCAGAGGCAGGCGGCCAACGCGCGGGAGCGGGACCGGACCCAAAGCGTCAACACGGCCTTCACCGCCCTGCGGACCCTCATCCCCACTGAGCCGGTGGATCGGAAGCTGTCCAAGATCGAGACCCTCCGCCTGGCTTCCAGCTACATCTCCCACCTGGCCAACGTCCTGCTGCTGGGCGAGGGCTGCGAGGACGGGCAACCCTGCTTCAGTGCCATCTACGGGGCCAAGGGCGACCTGGACAGCAAGCAGCCCCGCAGCATCTGCACCTTCTGCCTCAGCAACCAGCGGAAAGGG ggcggCCGGAGGGACCTCGGGGGCAACTGCCTGAAGGTTCGGGGGGTGACCCCCCTGCGAGTGTCACGGAGATGA